The following proteins come from a genomic window of Candidatus Hydrogenedentota bacterium:
- a CDS encoding ABC transporter permease produces MIQNLFRSREAVLLGVLCAMCAVFGATTEYFLNLDALLGYSRYWVAPGLLAIPMTFIIATAGIDLSVGSIVGMCGIILGVLYRDYQWPIVAACAAAVLSGTAAGAFNGGISSTLGIPPLVVTLATMTLFRGIAFGLSQADAISNFPAGFNYLGSGTLFSFWLFGEEAFVPVALVVLLAAMALGVLLLRRTWMGRYTLAIGENPSAASFAAIPVSWMLFGIYTACGFMAGVASLFYTAVYATARADGGTGLELEAIAAVVIGGTRISGGQASVTGTLLGLLIIGILRYGLELSGVKSQNVVIIVGLLLIVTAVFNEWMARRAGESK; encoded by the coding sequence ATGATCCAGAATCTGTTCCGTTCCCGGGAGGCTGTGCTACTCGGCGTGCTCTGCGCCATGTGCGCGGTGTTTGGCGCGACCACCGAGTATTTCCTCAACCTCGATGCCCTGCTGGGTTACAGCCGATACTGGGTGGCGCCGGGCCTGCTGGCCATTCCTATGACCTTCATCATCGCCACGGCGGGTATCGATCTGTCTGTGGGGTCGATTGTCGGCATGTGCGGGATCATCCTCGGCGTGCTCTATCGTGACTACCAGTGGCCCATTGTGGCGGCGTGTGCGGCGGCGGTCCTTTCGGGTACGGCGGCGGGCGCCTTCAACGGCGGCATCAGCAGCACGCTGGGCATTCCCCCGCTGGTCGTGACCCTTGCCACCATGACGCTCTTTCGTGGCATCGCCTTCGGCTTGAGCCAGGCCGACGCCATCAGCAATTTTCCCGCAGGCTTCAATTATCTCGGCAGCGGTACGCTGTTTTCCTTCTGGCTTTTCGGCGAAGAGGCTTTCGTGCCCGTGGCGCTGGTGGTGCTTCTCGCGGCCATGGCGCTCGGCGTGCTGCTGCTTCGCCGCACGTGGATGGGGCGCTACACGCTGGCCATCGGGGAGAACCCTTCCGCGGCAAGTTTCGCGGCCATTCCCGTGTCGTGGATGCTCTTCGGCATCTACACGGCGTGCGGGTTCATGGCGGGCGTGGCCTCCCTGTTTTACACAGCGGTCTACGCGACCGCACGGGCCGACGGCGGCACGGGCCTGGAGTTGGAGGCCATTGCGGCCGTGGTGATCGGCGGAACACGCATCAGCGGAGGCCAGGCCTCCGTCACCGGCACCTTGCTTGGCCTGCTGATAATCGGTATCCTGAGATACGGTCTCGAATTGAGCGGTGTTAAATCGCAGAATGTGGTCATCATCGTCGGACTGCTCCTCATTGTGACGGCGGTCTTCAACGAGTGGATGGCCCGTCGCGCTGGAGAGAGCAAATGA
- a CDS encoding substrate-binding domain-containing protein, producing the protein MTRNLFLLCATCLVALFTLAGCGKPAQIADPAEGAGGAGAPTATESGKKIKIGVMPKLIGIGYFNAAQIGVNEAAAELGVEVDYNGPSEADVSVQVQMIESWITRKYDAIAVAPNDPDAISDVLKRARQRGIKVITWDTDAQPDARDFFVNQTTSEAIAHAFLDILAEGVGPEAKYINITGTLTAANQNTWMKLMEEYRQQKYPGMVNLSETPKAPGENQAAATQMAADCLKAYPEMNAMFGLTSVALPGAAEALRKEGAASRVFLTGLSTPNDMKSYVHDGTVKKFVLWNVPDLGYLTVHAAVAAIKGELTADAATFNTGRITTSKKNGTEIVMGDPLVFTKENIDNFDY; encoded by the coding sequence ATGACCCGGAATCTTTTTCTGCTTTGCGCCACGTGTCTCGTGGCTCTGTTCACCCTTGCGGGCTGTGGAAAGCCCGCCCAAATCGCCGACCCGGCGGAAGGCGCCGGCGGTGCGGGCGCACCCACTGCCACTGAATCCGGCAAGAAAATCAAGATCGGCGTGATGCCGAAGCTGATCGGCATAGGCTACTTTAACGCCGCGCAGATTGGCGTGAACGAAGCCGCCGCCGAGCTGGGCGTGGAAGTAGACTACAACGGTCCGAGCGAGGCCGACGTGTCCGTCCAGGTGCAGATGATCGAGAGCTGGATCACGCGCAAGTACGACGCTATCGCCGTGGCGCCCAACGATCCCGACGCCATCAGCGATGTGCTCAAACGCGCGCGCCAGCGGGGTATCAAAGTCATCACGTGGGACACGGACGCCCAGCCCGACGCCCGCGATTTCTTCGTGAACCAGACCACCTCCGAAGCCATCGCCCACGCCTTCCTGGACATCCTTGCGGAAGGCGTTGGTCCCGAGGCCAAGTACATCAACATCACCGGGACCCTGACAGCGGCGAACCAGAACACCTGGATGAAGCTGATGGAAGAGTACCGCCAGCAAAAGTATCCCGGCATGGTGAATCTGTCCGAGACGCCCAAGGCGCCCGGCGAAAATCAGGCGGCGGCCACCCAGATGGCGGCGGACTGCCTTAAGGCCTATCCGGAAATGAACGCCATGTTTGGGCTTACCTCCGTCGCGCTGCCCGGCGCAGCTGAGGCGCTGCGCAAGGAAGGAGCGGCCAGCCGCGTATTCCTTACCGGGCTGTCCACACCCAACGACATGAAATCCTACGTCCACGATGGCACGGTGAAAAAGTTCGTGCTCTGGAATGTCCCGGATCTCGGCTACCTCACCGTCCATGCCGCCGTGGCCGCGATCAAGGGCGAACTGACGGCGGATGCCGCCACCTTCAACACGGGGCGCATCACCACCTCGAAGAAGAACGGCACGGAGATCGTCATGGGCGATCCGCTGGTGTTCACGAAGGAAAACATCGACAACTTCGATTATTGA
- a CDS encoding O-antigen ligase family protein, which translates to MTDTNVKTSSLAPPFWLLGPLSVFCGIAALGLVSAQQAYYPWSTKDVLATLMGAVLCTTLILGPSRIILTLVFLLALLDHQFRSPFILPFGGAEWHPRELLLLLLFLHAAVKLVQYRLWIRWTPLHVAMLLYTAVFAYGAWRGLWLGNDPRAIIAECRAPLFLGVFWVFAGTVKTPRDLFYYGYLALCVLVVLAVVTIGAFAYFAVTGPIPNTQNALGEFVPRIVAGIPLQSIRPSGHAWFETALVVSLGMLLCPGEPWYRKAVYAGLTILFATAVCAGLMRTALVSVFVSITVLLWLSLPGAARALSFSVLLFAVGCAAFMALLNPNGAYGLPSFRDRSLNARAVETAGAIEAIRQQPLFGSGFGASFEALGLAQKDSASSAVPVDYRSLHNVWLYIAWKAGLVGLAMAVLALAVMLIYGQGIVTRLPTMSQRCLGRTLQAVLVGQLAASAAMPRLTYANGALFLGIWVMAMVLLEREAEGGNGDARSSQ; encoded by the coding sequence ATGACTGACACCAACGTGAAAACTTCATCCCTTGCGCCGCCGTTTTGGTTGCTTGGTCCCCTTTCCGTTTTCTGTGGTATCGCCGCACTGGGGCTTGTGAGCGCGCAACAGGCCTATTATCCGTGGAGCACCAAGGACGTGCTCGCGACATTGATGGGGGCGGTGCTCTGCACGACACTCATTCTAGGTCCTTCGCGCATCATCCTCACGCTGGTGTTTCTGCTGGCCCTGCTGGATCACCAGTTTCGTTCGCCGTTCATATTGCCCTTTGGCGGAGCGGAATGGCATCCCCGCGAGCTGCTGCTTCTCCTGCTTTTTCTCCACGCCGCCGTGAAACTGGTCCAATATCGTCTCTGGATACGCTGGACCCCTCTCCATGTTGCGATGCTGCTCTACACCGCAGTCTTCGCTTATGGCGCCTGGCGCGGGCTCTGGCTGGGGAATGATCCGCGCGCCATTATCGCGGAGTGTCGCGCCCCGCTGTTTCTGGGCGTTTTCTGGGTCTTCGCAGGCACCGTGAAGACGCCGCGCGACCTCTTCTACTATGGTTACCTCGCGCTGTGCGTTCTCGTGGTGCTGGCCGTTGTCACGATTGGCGCCTTCGCGTATTTTGCCGTTACCGGACCCATTCCGAACACGCAGAACGCCTTGGGCGAGTTCGTGCCCAGAATTGTAGCGGGTATCCCGCTCCAATCCATTCGCCCGAGCGGACATGCCTGGTTTGAGACGGCGCTGGTGGTCTCGCTGGGAATGCTTTTGTGTCCCGGAGAGCCCTGGTACCGAAAGGCCGTCTACGCGGGACTGACTATCCTCTTTGCCACCGCGGTGTGCGCGGGTCTGATGCGCACAGCACTCGTTTCCGTCTTTGTGTCGATCACCGTGTTGCTCTGGCTCAGCCTGCCGGGAGCGGCGAGGGCACTTTCATTTTCAGTGCTTCTCTTTGCGGTTGGATGCGCGGCATTCATGGCGCTTCTCAATCCGAACGGCGCGTATGGTCTGCCGAGTTTTCGGGACCGTTCCCTGAATGCGCGTGCGGTAGAAACGGCCGGCGCAATAGAAGCTATCCGCCAACAGCCCCTCTTTGGGTCTGGCTTCGGGGCTTCTTTTGAGGCGCTTGGACTTGCGCAAAAGGACAGCGCTTCCAGTGCGGTGCCCGTGGACTACCGCAGCCTGCACAACGTGTGGCTATACATCGCGTGGAAGGCGGGGCTGGTGGGTCTTGCGATGGCGGTGCTCGCTTTGGCCGTGATGCTCATCTACGGCCAGGGGATAGTCACGCGTCTTCCCACGATGAGTCAGCGGTGCCTGGGCCGTACCTTGCAGGCCGTGCTTGTGGGGCAGTTGGCGGCCTCGGCGGCCATGCCGCGCCTGACCTATGCGAACGGTGCGCTTTTTCTGGGTATTTGGGTGATGGCGATGGTGTTGCTGGAGCGGGAGGCGGAAGGCGGAAATGGTGATGCCCGCTCCAGCCAATAG
- a CDS encoding phosphoribosylglycinamide formyltransferase gives MKLRLAVLLSGSGTTLQNIIDLCEAETLDATVSCVIASRASAFGLVRAAKHGIPAYAVTSKDYPTFEQRNDAIWETVRSHGAGLVVLAGYMSLLKVPEDFANRIINVHPALIPAFSGQGMFGQHVHEAVIAYGAKVTGATVHFVDDSYDHGPIIMQQSIPVNDQDTPESLAERVQALERKLYPKAIQMIAEGRVTVEGRKVRIR, from the coding sequence ATGAAACTACGCCTGGCCGTACTGCTCTCCGGAAGCGGAACCACGCTGCAAAACATCATCGATCTTTGCGAAGCGGAAACGCTGGACGCCACGGTCTCTTGCGTGATAGCGTCGCGCGCTTCGGCCTTTGGACTTGTGCGGGCGGCCAAACACGGCATTCCCGCCTACGCCGTTACCTCGAAAGATTATCCGACCTTTGAGCAACGAAACGACGCGATCTGGGAGACGGTTCGAAGCCATGGCGCGGGACTGGTGGTGCTCGCAGGCTACATGTCGCTGCTGAAAGTGCCCGAGGACTTTGCCAACCGCATCATCAACGTGCATCCGGCATTGATCCCCGCCTTCTCCGGTCAGGGAATGTTCGGCCAGCACGTCCACGAGGCGGTGATCGCCTACGGCGCGAAGGTGACGGGCGCTACCGTCCATTTTGTGGACGATTCCTACGACCATGGCCCGATAATCATGCAGCAGTCGATTCCGGTGAACGACCAGGATACGCCTGAGTCATTGGCGGAGCGCGTACAGGCCCTGGAGCGCAAACTCTACCCCAAAGCAATCCAAATGATTGCCGAAGGCAGGGTGACGGTCGAGGGGCGCAAGGTGCGGATCAGGTGA
- the rho gene encoding transcription termination factor Rho has translation MAEKTATERGPGRPKNKGRNNNPKRNPNGQNRPQQGGGNNNNRPRRPGGGRPQQQQQRRNAPAVLDVANEVIPESVDGPELNITDLKAMTMPQLNEAASALGIEEYGGLKKQDLIFAVLQRSIEKAGSIYGEGTLEILPDGFGFLRSPDYSYLPGPDDIYVSPSQIRKFALRTGDSITGHVRPPKEGERYFALLKVESVNNESPEVAHKRIIFDSLTPIHPDERFILEVGQKEIAMRIMDLISPVGKGQRGLIVAAPFTGKTVLLQKIANSITTNHPEAYVIVLLIDERPEEVTDMQRSVKGEVIASTFDEPPERHIQVAEMVLNKARRLVEHKRDVVILLDSITRLARAYNIMVPSSGKVLSGGVDANALQRPKRFFGAARNIEEGGSLTILATALVETGSRMDDVIFEEFKGTGNMEIHLDRRLMEKRIFPAIDVNRSRTRQEERLVAAEDLQRIWLLLRVLSDRELQEASELLIDKLKKTKSNEEFLSKMQKM, from the coding sequence ATGGCAGAAAAGACAGCCACCGAACGTGGTCCGGGGCGTCCGAAAAACAAGGGTCGTAACAACAACCCGAAACGCAATCCCAACGGCCAGAATCGGCCCCAACAGGGCGGCGGCAACAATAACAACCGCCCCAGGCGGCCCGGCGGCGGACGGCCCCAGCAACAGCAACAGCGGCGCAACGCCCCTGCCGTGCTGGATGTGGCCAATGAAGTCATCCCGGAGTCCGTGGACGGTCCGGAATTGAACATTACCGATCTCAAGGCCATGACCATGCCCCAGTTGAACGAGGCGGCATCGGCCCTCGGGATCGAGGAATACGGCGGGCTCAAGAAGCAGGACCTTATCTTCGCGGTACTCCAGCGCAGCATCGAGAAAGCGGGCTCCATCTACGGCGAGGGCACGCTGGAAATCCTCCCCGACGGCTTCGGCTTCCTCCGCTCCCCCGACTACTCCTACCTCCCCGGCCCCGACGACATCTACGTCTCCCCCTCGCAGATCCGCAAGTTTGCCCTGCGCACGGGCGACAGCATCACCGGCCATGTACGTCCCCCGAAAGAGGGCGAGCGCTACTTTGCGCTGCTGAAGGTGGAATCGGTCAACAACGAGTCGCCCGAAGTTGCTCACAAACGCATCATCTTCGACAGCCTCACGCCCATCCACCCGGATGAGCGCTTTATCCTCGAAGTGGGCCAGAAAGAGATCGCCATGCGCATCATGGATCTCATCTCGCCCGTAGGCAAGGGACAGCGCGGACTTATCGTGGCGGCGCCTTTCACCGGCAAGACGGTGCTGCTGCAGAAAATCGCCAACAGCATCACTACAAATCACCCGGAAGCCTACGTCATCGTGCTGCTCATCGACGAGCGCCCCGAAGAAGTGACGGACATGCAGCGCTCGGTCAAGGGCGAGGTCATAGCCTCCACCTTCGACGAGCCGCCGGAGCGCCACATTCAGGTGGCGGAAATGGTGCTGAACAAGGCCCGTCGCCTCGTGGAACACAAGCGCGACGTGGTTATCCTGCTGGACTCGATCACGCGCCTCGCCCGTGCCTACAACATCATGGTGCCCAGCAGCGGCAAGGTCCTCTCCGGCGGTGTGGACGCCAACGCACTCCAGCGCCCGAAGCGATTCTTCGGCGCGGCGCGAAACATAGAAGAGGGCGGCAGCCTCACGATCCTGGCCACGGCCCTGGTCGAAACGGGCAGCCGCATGGACGACGTGATCTTTGAAGAATTCAAGGGCACCGGCAACATGGAGATCCACCTGGATCGCCGCCTGATGGAAAAGCGCATCTTCCCCGCGATCGACGTGAACCGTTCGCGCACCCGCCAGGAAGAACGCCTGGTCGCCGCGGAAGACCTCCAGCGTATCTGGCTCCTCCTTCGCGTGCTCAGCGACCGCGAGCTGCAGGAAGCTTCGGAACTGCTCATCGACAAACTTAAGAAGACCAAGTCGAACGAAGAGTTCCTCTCCAAAATGCAGAAAATGTAA